The Primulina tabacum isolate GXHZ01 chromosome 10, ASM2559414v2, whole genome shotgun sequence region CTCATTCCCCACTGCAACATATCTCAGATCAAAGGCTTCAGGGTGTCCCATTGATGCTCGAACAGAACCCCATTTAGACTGAGGACTACCCATCGCAAACTCAATTCCATCCAGGATCTCCTGCATTTTAAGTGAAACTTTTAGCAGGGTAATACAGTTTGGTGGGGCTGAGGTTTAAGTGCAAGTGAAGCTCGTTAAATAGGAAATCTCTAGATAACAAAACTTTCTTCTTTCCTGCATGTGTAACAATGGCGCAAAAGTGTTATAACCTGTCCCACACTGGTTGCCGGAGAGGTGTAAATAGATATATACAAAAATATAACTCTTCTGATAACTTGATATAATCATATTCGTAAAACAAGAACAACTATAAAGTAATTACTGTGAGAGTTCATTGTGTGGAGTCTCATTTGGGGGAGACCGAGCCCGCAGACCCAGGACATGACTTAAAGCGTTAGGCATGAGTTAGATGTGCTTGTTATCAATTGCATATTAGTAAGTGAAATCAAAATGAGCCACCCAAAATCACTTTAATTTTCCACATTCTTGAAAATCGCTTAATAATAAGTACCGTATATATCTAAAGCAAACCCAGAAGTCATACTTGTACGAAAGGTAGGATGGCAGAAGGGTCAACATGGTCATTGTGACTAATTCCTGAAATCATTAGACATGACAAGAAGAAAAAAGGGTAGTAAAAAATCAATAAAGTAAATCCTTAGGGTGAATTGGGTAGGAGTCAAAAATCAATAGAGCGTGTTCCAAGGGAGAATTAAATGTGCACAAAAAGTACCATTGTTGAACACCCATATAGGTAATGCACCTAAGTCCTCAGCAAGCTGCAGAAAAGTGGCGAAAAAGGGGGAAGTGATGACAAAAATGgcaaattaagatttttttgGAAACTAGGATATGTTCTTATAAAATGTGAGGAAAATTGCAGATATACACCTGTAGAAATTCAAAATGACCAAGGCCCTCATCAGTCCAGTAATGCCAGACATCACCAAAATGACCAGGCCTCTCCTCCCACGGCCCAATTGTTTCTTTCCAGCGGAATGCATTTCTTAACCAGTCACCTTCAACAAAGCAACCACCTAACATGTGGATATCAAGCACGTTAGATCTACATTGATGCAGTTACACAAATCAGCACAAAAAACTGTGAGataaatatatgaaaattttcAGAAAGAAATCTTAAACGAGTACCATAAGCAAAACAGAAGATATAGTAGTATTATGCCCATCTCCTTCTTGAAGATGCTCTTGCCTGACCGTGCTAAGAGCCTCATACGTTATCTTTGTTATTTATTTCTTACATTTTTTAATCTTCTTAATTTGTACTGCTTTCTCAACTCGATTGGAGTAGAAGGCACGGCACGAGAAGGTATAGCGCTTGATAATATGCAATAGAATGTCGaaacttgaaaatataaaaattagtaCATATACTGAAGGCATTATAGCAATACCTGGAAACCTAATAAATCCAGGACTTAAATCTTTCAGCATCTTAAAAAGATCATTGCGAAAACCATGCCCCTGTATCCAGAGAAAATCACTAAAAACAGCGTTGAACATAAACCCTTGGTGatataaataaaataccacaaaaTGCTCCATATAAgatttttactttattttacGAAGGTAACATCAAAAAAACtgaataaaaaaatgtatttgtTTAGTTGCTTTGTGAGCATATAAGAACATTTACTCCATATAGCAAAAGCTCCTCGTCTTGTCTTAACATCTCTAAAAGACCAAGACCACGTTTTTGTTTCAAATGAAGTCAAAATCTCTAGATTGGGCAGTTTATCAATGTGTATTGCTTACATCACCACGGCCTTCTTAAATAGTTTCACTGAATTATTAACTTTCAAAATCACGGACAATAGAAATGAATGATAATTGACATTATTATGCTAAAAAAGAGTGTTCATAATTCAAGTAAAAGTATTCAATTAACTCAGAATAGAACTTTAAGTATATTTACCTTATATGTATCTACAGGCATCAATGATACTTGATCAAACCATATGATGCCTTTCCTGGTTGTAGTCAGTTGAAGTCTCGAGCTTGCATCTGTTCCTTCTGCTTGCATCAACACCTCCATCTTTGTCCAATTTGAAACATCAGAAGCTCTGCAAGACCATAGatgacacaaattttttttcaaatgagGCTTCAATAAATTGAAGACTATACATTGAGAGGCTATAAGTGGTGAGCCATCAATTCTCACATAATGTTAGCAGTAGCCAGTGTTTTCAGTCCAATTGACCCAATCAATGATGCAGAAACGTTAATTGACTGCGATGCACgaacataaagaaccaacttatACGTCTTCCCTAGTTCAATATTCTGCAACAGAGATCACGGCATAGTTGGCAAACAATCAGTGAAATGTGAGAACGAAATTGATCGTTTGtagaaaaaattaataaaaatgcatttatttTCCTAGCATCAGCTGCAGGGACAGCTCCATTGTAAGATCAATAATCATGGAGCAACATCAAAGTAACAATAACACTCAATGTCGAGCaccttaaattaaattagaaaGACTGAAACCGTAAAATTGGAAtgataaaaagaaaacaaacatGGGTTAAATCAAGAATGCACCACACATATCCACAGGGAAGATCATAAGATTATATTAAAAAAGCAATTCATTAAGCTAATCTTTTTAGactgatatttttaaaaaattaattttatgtttaaatatGTTAATTGAAAAAgcatttctttttttattttttagagaGAAGTTCAAGCAAAATCcgtgaaaagtaatatttttttatttcatgattttggTTTTTTTCCTTGCTTCTAAAATTTCATAATTCAACCAAACTTCAACTTTTGTGAATAGACAGACACACACACACTGTAGAAGACAGAACAAAAAACTGtttgttcaaaaaaaaaaatttattcgcCATCTAAAACACTGAAAGGATGGATGAATTACATATTCAAAATTCCCACagttttgaaggaaaataaaaaaataaataaagttcAGTAGAGAGACAAGGATCATTTAGACCATTAGTGATCAGGAGGCGAGACTTTTTTCAAATATATCTGTCAGAGATCAACTCTTACCATTCCCCAGAAGCCAGGATTGAAAATACCAACTCCTCCGGCTGGACACGTTTCGGGGCCATCATGGTTGCAAAGCACTTCCATTCGGAGTGCAATTTTGTTCCGATCAAAGCATGATGAACGTTCAGTTGATACTATTAAAGATGAGTCATTCCCAATAATAGACCAAGGATTAATATTTGAAGGAGTGTTGGAACCTCCAGCTTCAAATCCTGCAGTTAAATTACGTCACATTACCTGTCTTAAGCTATACTACAATCTAAAAGAATCCCCTTGTAAATCACTGTGACTATTTCTTCAAATCATCAGACCCAACAGTGGAAAACTAGAAAAGAAAGTAAAAGTAGCTTAAAGAGTTATTGTCATATAAACTAATACATTAAGAATGGTGAGTATGGTTGGTCTGACGCAAGAAAAACGCAAGGAAATTCTTGCTGACCTCTGTTGCAGACAAGTTCGGCCCAAAGTCCTCCAGCTCCAGCATGATTAATCTCCTGCAGGAATATCAAAGAGTAACATGCTGCAGCCTCGATACATTAGAGCTGACGAAACCATTACTTACAGAAGGTTTGGCAAGAACGAGTGTTAGACATTTCAGTTTACATAAGCAGTGTTACAGGCCACATATATTTTGGCTTATATTATGACTGGGATTCAACCTAAAATTTGGTAAACGATGTTTCAAAAAAACATTGCAACCAATATAAGAGGTATAGGAAATCCAGCTCCTACTATCCTCAATTTCAGAACTGGTACGATCAGTTTTCCGTTCAAGCATCCCCAAAGGATCAGCAACATAAGCAGAAGCAGCAACGCTAAATATCGTTTTCTGGACaaatgtctcataaaataacaCAAACTTAAAGAACACATCTCATTTGCAAATTTAAGAGGCAGAGCCAACATTCCGAGATTAATGGAGCATAACATATAACTATCATTTTTATAGTTTTTGAGGGGGTGCAACAACATAATGTCAGGCTAAAATTGTGAAAAGTCTtctaaaaaattaagaaaataaattataaactaGGGAGGATAACTGCTCTAGCTTGTATGTAGCTCCAGCAAAATGATCAATATTAATGACCTATTGACTAACAACATGACAAGAGATGCGCCAATCAACATTCATTTCAAATAAGCACATACAATACATCTGCTTTTCAAGATAAAAAAAACAATGATGTTTCCGCTGCCATCACAAGCAAAATAACAAAGACAACATcgattaatattttcttcatgGCTGATTAATCTAACCTCGAAAAATATACCAAACATTGTCTTTGGTATCTCCTTTGCTGATACTTCTGAGGCATTTATAAATAGTGCAACAGTCTGGTTTGCTTCAATTCCCGATGCGGAAGATTGACATATAGCACTCAGCAAAATGAAAAGCAAAAGAAGAATATTGCTCAAGGGGATATTTGCATCCATTTCTTCCTGAATGCATCCAAAGCTTGTGCTACCTATTTATAAACTAACTGCAATGCTTGCTCAGTTATCCTTATCAATGACAGGGAACAAAGTCAGCCAGTTGATAGAAGAAAAGTACAAATAATAAACAAAGAGCTTATCTTTACAACAAACTTCGTCTTATTGAACGCTAGAAAGCATTTTGCCTGGATGGTGAACTAGCCAAACTTGAATAAATCCAAAAATGTCTACATTTCTTCTTTTACTAAGTTACTTTCAAGTGGTTattattcaagaactttattgGTGCGTGTATAACTTGCGCGTGCATATAAAAGGAGAGCAACCAAAATAATCTTAAATCTTACAATTTACAAATGAAACATTCTTTTCTTACAGAAACTTGTCAAATATTCAATTGAATCAACTTCTCTTTCATTCCTTATTTCTACAAAGAAGATTCAATTTGATTTTATGAAACTGTTCTCTGTATCCTTTTTCTGAAAAACTTTGTGTCACAGAAAAAAGACGGAATTTGCCAGTAACTACTGAATGATAAACTATGAGCCATTCAAGTAGGCCTAATCAACACTTAAAGACACGATCCATAATGCATTTTAATTCAATTTGAAAACTCTTCTTTAAGTTAATGATTAATCAGTTCTTCCTATTTGGGAATTAAGGAACATGGAAAATTGCTTTGAATACAATCAGCCCACTTCACCCTCTGTCATCTTTTAGGCAGTTGACCATCATGTAaagatttttctatttttagatAGATGATTCCATCATTACAGAAATTGCAATCACTTCCAGCGCAGATACAGAAGCTTTTCAAAAGTGTTTTCCTACAaaatcattttctttttaaaaaaaattaacgtaGGATGaacaaaattatttataaagtCACTTAAAAAACATTCTTCCAAAACTAAAAATGCGGTTTCTAGGCTTGGATTGATGTTATAACTCTTGCTCAGACAATACTTGAATAAATTTCTCTATTTATCTAAATACAAAAACTagttattttcttaaaaaaaaacactACAAAACTAGCCATCAAAGCACACAACTTGTGGCTTTTATTTCCTGAGTAATAATTCCGCAAAGATCAAAACTTTATTCCCTTATGCATCCCAAATAAAGAACTTTTACCTGTAAATCGGTCAAACCCAAAAAAAATCTCCAATTGATGCTTTGTATATCCGTGCACGACTGTGTGTGAGAGAGAAGGGAGTGACGGACTTCACTGCTTGCAGGAAAACGTGACCTGATGGCTAATGGGTAGAATACAATGCAGTTTGTTggattttattatcatttatGGGAAAATTTGATGCAAAACACTCTCAGTGGGTGTGTTTTACTGTGTGTTTGTTATATTGCTTGAAGGGTGAGGCCCAGAAAAAACGAAAAGCCTCGATTTTGACCTGAACTTTGCTTTAACGTAAGCAGATATTTAGCCATGGCTTGTACGCAGCAGGTTGGTTACACAAATTCTTGCTTTGAAGTCTCttcttttttcccttttttttttattagtaACCCGTTTTAGTCCAATTTTCTCCTTACATTATTCCTTTTTTCGGACTCCAATTTTCCATAATCATCCATACCATTTGTCGGAAGTTGGGGAGTATTTGTAATGTCATTCACTGTGCTGATGATAGCAGCGATTGCTTGAAGAGTAAAAAATTCACGAATAGTTTAACCCAAAGTTACTTCTGGAATATGTAGTGATGTTCAAGATATATTCCCTTATATGTTAAAATACAAGAGAGACAACTATTCGAAAAACATGTACGTCGAGTGTCacatttattatataattggttcaaaatttaaaattaaaaacacattaaaaatcatatgatATCGTCTTATATAGCAATTTTTTAGACATACTTATATCCAACCCGATTCactaaaaatattacatttaaagtccaaaatattaattttgacTCTGTTCAActcatttaataatataaatataaatgtatAAAACTCTCTCATAGATACCTACTTCAAGAAGAaataatttatagtttttgttatTGTATTAAATGTAATAAtactattaaaaaaaattactttcgATTCCACCATCAGAATCAAATTTCTCATTTTTTTAGTAGGTTTATGTAAGACGGTCTTGCAGATTTTTATTCGTGAAACAGATCAGTCATGTTCATgtttacaataataagtaatattttttcatagttgactcaaataagagatatgtctcacaaaattgactcgtatGATCgtttcacaattttatttttttttatattttaaaatttctcaAAATCGTGTCATGGAACTTATCCAGTGTAGCTATAAAGTATTTTCTTGTTTTCCAACCTTAATTAACAATATTATCTTTGAGTAGGTGGGCCGTGGGCTAAAACTTGGACTGGACTATATTTATGACTTTTTAAAGTATGTATATTGTATAATAAAGGTTGaattattataataaagtaAGAACGAGTTTAATAAAAATAACCATTatcttattactttttattataaatatcaataagtTTGACCCGTCtgatatataaaaattcatgagacaATTTCACAAGATGCATACTCttactatattattttttactaacAAATCTATTTACAttgtatattttatattatatatcatttcaatttcaaaaattgattatatttttcaggagtaggtctcttgtgagacggtctcacaaatttttatttgtgatataggtcaaccctaccgatattcacaataaaaagtaatactattaatataaaaagtaatactttttcatagatgacccaaatgtctcacaaaatacgacatgtgagaccgtctcacacaagtttttgccttttttAATGGATAACATGCCTTTTTAAATCAAAAGATATTTTtctaaagaatttatttacaaGTATATTTTACCAATTTACATTTGGAAAAATTCAAACCAGAGTTTATTATTAATACCAAAAAACAAAAACCTTCTTcctcaaaaaataaaaactttagGGACTTAAATGCGAAATTTCTGCATCTTCGAAttgaatggaaaaaaaaaaaaaaaaaacagtacaAAGTGCAATCGATTTTTCGCTGGCTAAGCAGATCCCTCCCTCTCTCTTAATTGTTTAGGTATTTTTTCAATTCCAAGATCTGTCTCCAAACCTTTTCAAATGAAGTCTGCAACCCGTGCTGTATaactttaatattattttaattttacatTTATATATTATAGATAAGGATGCATAGTGTCTGCAGTAGTTGGTCACCGTCTCAGGGGTTTCTTAAACCTTATACGTGTGTCGAAgcaaaaaaattatgtttttatcTATTTCTGAACTGGGTTTTGAAATTTTGTGGTTTTGCATCTGTTTTGTGCATTGGCCTTATTTTTTCTGGTTAAATTTCTTGTGGGTATTTGAAAGTCTCCACTAATTTTTGAGCTACTGTTCATTCTTTTTGCaaagttttattttttgtttgtcGAATTTTGCAGTCTAGTAACTAACTATATCTATTTTTATGTTTCAGGAAGC contains the following coding sequences:
- the LOC142504817 gene encoding alpha-L-arabinofuranosidase 1-like, yielding MDANIPLSNILLLLFILLSAICQSSASGIEANQTVALFINASEVSAKEIPKTMFGIFFEEINHAGAGGLWAELVCNRGFEAGGSNTPSNINPWSIIGNDSSLIVSTERSSCFDRNKIALRMEVLCNHDGPETCPAGGVGIFNPGFWGMNIELGKTYKLVLYVRASQSINVSASLIGSIGLKTLATANIIASDVSNWTKMEVLMQAEGTDASSRLQLTTTRKGIIWFDQVSLMPVDTYKGHGFRNDLFKMLKDLSPGFIRFPGGCFVEGDWLRNAFRWKETIGPWEERPGHFGDVWHYWTDEGLGHFEFLQLAEDLGALPIWVFNNGISHNDHVDPSAILPFVQEILDGIEFAMGSPQSKWGSVRASMGHPEAFDLRYVAVGNEDCERQDYRGSYLKFYDAISHAYPDIKIISNCDGSSKPLDHPAHYYDYHIYSNADNVFGAARKFDKAPRGGPKAFVSEYAVTGNDAGKGSLLAALAEAGFLIGLERNCDVVEMASYAPLFVNKNDRTWSPDAIVFDSSKMYGTPSYWMQHFFKESNGATLLNATLQAGVESSLIASAVMWKNTEDNNKYLRVKVVNSGINSVTLQISIDGLELNSIRSQGSIKTELTSTNYMDENSFEHPDKIVPLRSLLEDVAEEMDILLSPRSLTSIDLPINPNNIRIVGSDSVLRSSH